From one Nitrospira sp. MA-1 genomic stretch:
- the ispF gene encoding 2-C-methyl-D-erythritol 2,4-cyclodiphosphate synthase has translation MRVGQGYDIHPLQEGRPLILGGVAIPHTQGLDGHSDADALTHAVCDAILGAMGEGDLGTRYPSSNPEYKNLSSLVMLRSVAQTLREKGFYLVNLDTVILAQAPKLAPYMVSMQESLAGVLQVSPSQVNVKVKSGEGIGMIGRAEGIATLAICLIESISPL, from the coding sequence ATGAGAGTTGGCCAAGGTTATGACATTCATCCCTTGCAAGAGGGCCGTCCACTGATTCTAGGTGGCGTGGCTATCCCACATACACAAGGGTTGGATGGCCATTCCGATGCTGATGCTCTGACCCATGCCGTCTGCGACGCCATTCTGGGAGCTATGGGAGAAGGAGATCTTGGAACACGCTATCCAAGCAGTAATCCGGAATACAAAAATCTCTCCAGCTTGGTGATGCTACGGAGTGTCGCTCAAACCCTTCGTGAAAAAGGATTTTATTTGGTGAATCTGGATACGGTTATTCTGGCCCAGGCTCCGAAATTGGCCCCGTATATGGTTTCGATGCAAGAGAGTCTTGCAGGCGTGCTGCAGGTTTCTCCTTCTCAGGTAAATGTTAAAGTTAAAAGTGGAGAGGGAATTGGAATGATTGGACGGGCAGAAGGTATTGCCACGTTGGCAATTTGTCTCATTGAAAGTATCTCGCCGTTATGA
- the cysE gene encoding serine O-acetyltransferase, giving the protein MRLVKRITEDLHAVFERDPAATSRWEVLLAYSGFHALLAYRVAHWLWKKNVPIVPRLISQLARWLTGIEIHPGAQIGRGFFIDHGMGVVIGETAVIGESVTLFQGVTLGGTGKERGKRHPTLGNHVVVGAGAKVLGNITIGDFVKIGANSVVLRSVPSNSTVIGIPGRIIKTIGDRVPEATMDHANISDPIAERFDAMEQELIALRKQVEQSEK; this is encoded by the coding sequence ATGCGGTTGGTTAAACGAATTACTGAAGATCTTCACGCTGTTTTTGAGCGCGATCCGGCGGCAACCAGTCGTTGGGAGGTGTTGCTGGCCTACTCGGGTTTTCATGCGTTATTGGCCTACCGGGTAGCGCATTGGTTATGGAAGAAAAATGTTCCGATTGTCCCTCGGTTGATTTCGCAACTGGCCCGGTGGCTAACCGGTATAGAAATTCATCCAGGAGCGCAGATTGGACGCGGATTTTTTATTGACCATGGAATGGGGGTGGTGATTGGCGAGACTGCCGTCATTGGTGAGTCTGTCACCCTCTTTCAAGGCGTCACACTCGGAGGAACCGGCAAGGAACGGGGTAAACGCCATCCTACATTGGGTAATCATGTCGTTGTCGGAGCCGGAGCAAAAGTGCTAGGGAATATTACGATTGGGGATTTTGTAAAAATTGGAGCCAATTCAGTTGTTCTTCGGTCAGTTCCTTCGAATTCAACAGTCATTGGGATACCTGGCCGTATTATCAAAACCATTGGAGACCGGGTGCCAGAAGCGACCATGGATCATGCTAATATTTCAGATCCGATTGCTGAACGGTTTGATGCGATGGAACAAGAACTCATTGCTCTAAGAAAACAGGTGGAACAATCTGAAAAATGA
- a CDS encoding class I fructose-bisphosphate aldolase — protein sequence MTPRVKEILRNYEGNVPGVLANIARLLMTGRLAGTGRLVILPVDQGFEHGPARSFAVNPAGYDPHYHFQLGIDAGCNAYAAPLGFLEAGAAEYAGQIPLILKLNNNDSLFESKDPNSAITGSVHDALRLGCCAVGYTIYPGSAHSQEMYNHLREIAQEAKSHGLAVVVWSYPRGSGLSKEGETGIDIVAYAAQIAAQLGAHIVKVKVPSNHIEQAAAKKVYESEKIPIGTPAERIRHVVQSTFQGRRIVIFSGGAKGEDQKIFDEARGIRDGGGFGSIIGRNSFQRPRPQALEFLSTVMKIYGEELI from the coding sequence ATCACGCCACGAGTCAAGGAAATCTTACGAAATTATGAGGGGAATGTCCCTGGAGTGCTTGCAAATATTGCCCGTTTATTGATGACGGGACGATTGGCCGGGACTGGTCGCTTAGTTATTCTGCCGGTGGATCAAGGCTTTGAGCATGGTCCAGCCAGAAGTTTTGCGGTCAATCCTGCAGGGTATGATCCTCACTACCATTTCCAGCTTGGCATTGATGCCGGATGTAATGCCTACGCGGCTCCTCTCGGATTTCTAGAGGCCGGAGCTGCAGAATATGCCGGTCAAATTCCCCTTATACTGAAATTGAACAATAATGATTCGCTGTTTGAGAGCAAAGATCCTAATTCCGCAATTACGGGCAGCGTCCATGATGCCCTGCGGTTAGGATGCTGTGCGGTGGGATATACGATTTATCCAGGGTCTGCCCATAGCCAAGAGATGTATAACCATTTGCGGGAAATTGCTCAAGAGGCCAAATCCCATGGATTGGCGGTAGTTGTATGGTCATATCCTCGAGGTTCTGGACTGAGCAAAGAAGGGGAGACGGGAATTGATATTGTTGCCTATGCCGCGCAAATTGCCGCCCAACTAGGGGCCCATATCGTCAAAGTGAAGGTGCCATCGAATCATATAGAGCAAGCGGCTGCTAAAAAAGTATACGAATCCGAAAAAATTCCCATTGGCACGCCAGCTGAACGTATCCGCCATGTGGTGCAGAGTACATTTCAGGGAAGGCGTATTGTCATTTTTTCGGGCGGGGCCAAAGGGGAAGATCAGAAAATTTTTGATGAAGCAAGAGGAATACGGGATGGTGGAGGATTCGGGTCCATTATTGGGAGAAACTCCTTTCAACGGCCGAGACCTCAGGCTCTTGAATTTCTCTCAACCGTCATGAAGATCTATGGTGAAGAACTCATTTAG
- a CDS encoding Glu/Leu/Phe/Val dehydrogenase has product MTNDLAPEFNHPTFRLAVAQFDEAAHHMNLDSGLLERLKAPQRSLCVSIPVRMDNGQVQVFRGYRVHHDVARGPTKGGIRYHPDVSLGEVAALAMWMTWKTALAGLPFGGAKGGVAVNPSMLSAAELEGVTRRYIAEIFPLLGPDKDIPAPDIGTNQQVMGWVMDTYSQQVGYTVRGMVTGKPISIGGTLGREEATGRGVVDVTLEVLRNFGLSTSDTTVVIQGFGNVGSHTARILHQEGVKILAISDQLGGLYNKKGLDIPGILSHLATEKASIPSLTQFGEPISNEELLMLPCHVLIPAAVSEQITVNNASGIQCQYLIEAANGPTTLEADAILRERGIFVVPDILANAGGVIVSYFEWVQDAQRFSWQESDIHSRLKNIITVAFHRILKHAEEKKLTMRTAALIAGIQEVAQAHQCRGLYP; this is encoded by the coding sequence CGACTCAAAGCCCCTCAGCGGTCTCTCTGTGTCAGTATCCCTGTCCGGATGGATAACGGACAGGTTCAAGTCTTTCGTGGCTATCGAGTGCATCATGATGTAGCCCGCGGCCCCACCAAAGGCGGCATTCGTTACCATCCAGACGTCAGCCTTGGCGAAGTCGCAGCCTTGGCAATGTGGATGACCTGGAAAACAGCGCTAGCCGGGTTGCCATTTGGTGGAGCAAAAGGCGGGGTGGCGGTCAATCCTTCAATGCTTTCAGCCGCAGAATTGGAAGGTGTGACCCGCCGTTACATCGCAGAAATCTTTCCGTTATTGGGCCCGGACAAAGATATACCCGCCCCCGACATTGGGACCAATCAGCAAGTCATGGGGTGGGTGATGGATACCTACAGTCAGCAGGTAGGATATACCGTCAGGGGAATGGTCACCGGGAAACCAATCTCAATTGGAGGCACCCTTGGCCGGGAGGAGGCGACAGGGCGTGGAGTGGTGGATGTCACGTTGGAAGTCCTACGTAATTTTGGTCTGTCTACTTCAGACACAACTGTGGTCATTCAGGGGTTTGGAAACGTCGGATCCCATACTGCACGAATTCTACATCAGGAAGGCGTAAAAATATTGGCAATCAGCGATCAGTTGGGCGGGTTGTACAACAAAAAAGGTCTGGATATCCCAGGAATTCTTTCTCATCTGGCCACCGAGAAAGCGTCGATCCCTTCTCTCACGCAATTTGGTGAACCGATTAGTAACGAAGAGTTACTCATGTTACCGTGCCATGTGCTCATTCCAGCTGCCGTGTCCGAACAAATCACGGTTAACAACGCTTCTGGCATTCAATGCCAGTACCTTATCGAGGCAGCCAACGGCCCAACAACTCTGGAGGCCGATGCCATTTTGAGGGAACGAGGAATTTTTGTGGTTCCGGATATTCTCGCCAATGCAGGCGGAGTGATCGTCTCGTATTTTGAATGGGTCCAGGACGCCCAACGTTTTTCGTGGCAGGAATCAGATATTCACAGCCGGCTCAAAAACATCATTACCGTAGCGTTTCACCGTATCCTCAAACATGCTGAGGAGAAAAAACTGACAATGAGAACCGCCGCATTAATCGCAGGAATTCAGGAAGTCGCTCAAGCCCACCAATGTCGAGGATTGTACCCCTAG